From Lusitaniella coriacea LEGE 07157:
CCCAACACCCCCATCGCCCAAACCCCCAACACTCCAACCTCAACCCTCCCCCGCATCACCCCCAGAATCAGCGCCCAATTCACCACCGGGCCCGGAACCGGATACCAAAGCGCCTTCAGCAGCCTTCAAGCCTTCATCCCCCTCAGCCAAACCCCCGGTCAAAACATCACCTTCACCCAAACCCACCTCAACATCGCCACCCCCAGCGGACAACTCGGCGGCAACCTTCTCCTCGGCTACCGCCACCACCTCCCCCAACCCAACCTTATCCTCGGAGGCTACCTCAGCTACGACATCCGCAACACCGGAAACAACACCTTCCACCAACTTGGAAGCGGACTCGAAATCCTCGCAGACCCCTGGGAAATCCACCTCAACGGCTACCTCCCCCTCGGCGACACCCACCAACTCTCCTCCGAAACCCTCACAACCCAAAGCACCACCCTCAGCAACCCCCGCTTCCTCGGCAACCGCCTCAAACTCACCCAACAAACCCAAACCCTGCGCAACCGCACCTACGAATCCGCCCTCTCCGGAATGGACATAGAAGCCGGAACCCAACTGATTGCCTGGGAAGGCGGCAACCTCAAAGGCTTCCTCGGCAGCTACCTCTACAGCGGCAGCAACATCCCCACCTTCGCCGGATTCCGCAGCCGCCTAGTTGCCCATCCCACCCGCAACCTCAACCTCGGCATCTCCCTGCAAACCGACACTCAATTCGGCACCAACCTCACCTTCACCCTCGGCGCATCCTGGGGCGGTTCCCCCAGTGGAGAAAGAACCCCCCAACAAGAATCCCTCCTCACCCGTCTCGCCAACCCCGTCCTTCGCCAAGACAACATCGCCATCCAACAGCAAAGGCAAAGCGACATCCTCATCGCCAGCAGCGAAATCGATGCCCTCAACCCCGCAACCGGACAGCCCTTCTTCATCCGCTTTGTCAACCTCAACGGAACTGCTGGCAGTGGAACAATTGAAAGCCCCCTCAACAGCATCATCGATGCCCTCAACGGCATCCCCAGCGACAGCAATCAAATCGTCTACGTCATTGGAACTGGAAGCAGTACCGGATTCACCATCCCCAGCAGCGTGCAAGTCCTCTCAAGCGGCCCCGTCCAAACAATCAACACCCCCTTTGGAACCGTCCAACTCCCCAACTCCGGAAGTGGGAACATCCCCACCATCAACGGAACTGTCACCCTCAACGCCAACAGCGTCCTCAACGGCTTCAACGTCGTTACGGGTCTTTCTGTTGCACCGGGAGGGGGAATCATCCTCGATGGGTTATCGGGGAACTTTGAGGTGAAAAATAGCACAATTACCGTCACTAACCCCGGTGCGAGTGGCATTTCCTGTAGCGATATTACCGGAGTTGCGAACCTCGATATTAGCGGTACGACGATTAATGTCAACAATACCGATGGCAATGGAATTCGCTGTACGAATGTCAGTGGAACGGTGGGAATTAGCGCCCCAACTCAAGCAGCGACGATTACGACGAATAATACTCAAGCAGGAATCTTTTTGCAGAACAATTCAGGGACGGTGAGTTTATCCGACCTCAACATCACTGCAAATGGAGGAAGAATTTTAGAAGCCACCACCACTGGAAATACAACAATCAGTAACAGCACATTAGCGAGTAATAATTCAGCGAGTGAAGGAATCTTAATTGATGGGGTGAGTGGCACGTTGGGAATTAGCAATACGGGAATTAATCTGACAATGCCCACGAGTAATGGAATTTCTCTGAACAATATTACGGGAGGAGTGAATATTGCTGCTAATACGGGGAGTACGATTAGTAATGCTGGTGCTGCGGGAATTCTATTACAAAATTCTGCAACGGGAAGCATTGCCCTGTCGAATTTCCAAATTACAAATCCGACGGGAGAGGGGGTGTTGGGGAGTAATGTGAATAATTTGACGCTGCAATCTCTCAATATTAGCGATGCGACGGATGGGGTGAGTTTGAGCAATGCAACGGGAGCAATTAGTTTGGAGAATAGTCAGATTAGTAATTCAACGAGTCGGGGGTTCTTTTTGGCGAATACGACGGGGACGGTGAGTAGTTTGAATCTGACGAATAATACGCTGACGAATTCTAATTTTGATGCGGTGCGCATTGATTTGTCGGGAACGGCTGTGGTGACTAACGCCACATTTTCGGGGAATACAATCACTGGGGTGACGGCAGCAGATGGGGATGGGATTGATATTGAGGCGATTAACAATAGCAGTATCAATGCAACCCTGAATAATAATCAGATTAGCAATGCAGGGAATTCGGGGATTGAGTTGGAGGTGCAGAATAGTTCAACATTCAATAGTACTTTGAGCAACAATACGATTGATAATTCTGGGGGGGATGGGGTTGTGTTTTTGCACAACAGCGACCAGAACCTCACGATGACGGCGAACAACAATACGATTAGTAATAGTGGAACTGCGGGAACGGGGATTGCTGGACCGGTAACTCCAACTTTTGGTGGAAATGGGGGTTTTGGGATTGCGGTGTTAACGTTAAATAACGGAAATCTTCAGTTAATTATTGAGAATAATACAGTTACTAATAGTCAGGATTCTAAGATTGGTATTGCTGCTAATCCGAGTAATGTGAATCCTGCTTTTGCGGGGAGTTCGAGAATTGATACAAGGATTCGCATGAATCAGATGACGGGGACTGGAGGGACAAATGGTGCGGGTTTTGCAATGCAAACTGATAGTGATTCAATAGCTTGCTTGCAAATTGAAAATAATACAAGTCCAACAACTCCCGGCTTTTTTCTTGCAAGAGGAGGGATAAATAATGATTTACAAATCCAGGGAAATCCCACACAAAATGCACAAACTAATGTACAGAATAATAATATGGGGACGGCGACAACATTTAATGTTACGGTTGTTGCAGCGTGTCCGTAAAACGGGATTTATTGCTCAATCAATCACTTGCAACCATCCTTTTTGCAGGCGGTCGAATACTTCTCTTATTTTGGCTTGTTCTTGAGTGCTGAGAGGATTTTCTGAGCGAATAGCTGCTTCAAACCAGATTCGGTCGGTGCGGGTTATTTTACCGGAAAGGATAATTTTGGTGGCAATTCTATCAAGAGAATAATGCGATAAGGAACCTGAAACTTGAGCGTTCATATTCATGAATTTCTCCGTATTCCTATTATTCTCAGTTTAGTCAAAACTACAGGAATTTGGGTAAAGTTCATGTGAAAATACTCTGGGTTTGATGAAGTTTGAATGAAGATACTATTGTTATTTCTATTTTTCCGAAATTACTCTGAGAGTATAAAAATATCTAGATCGTTGAAATAGCTTATTAATTGAATTTTTGGAAAAATCAAGAATTTAGGTGCATTTTAAAGGCTAATTCCGTTACTTATCACACGCTAATCCTTAATAGCTTTATTTTCTACTTCATAATGGGGCTGCCGTGATGATGAACTAGATACCATTTTTGGGCCATTTTTGCGAAGATATTGGTTGCCATTGACTGTGCTTTAAACTTTCTCCCGCGACTCACTTGAAGTACGCTCTCTAGGAGTAGAATATAGGCAATTTGCTGACCAATCTCAACATTGATGATTTCGGTGTCAATTTCGATGGATTCGGTGCTGCGAAAAATTTTTTCCCAGGTGGTGCGAATTTGTTGCCAACCGCATAGCGCTTTTCGTCCGGGATGAATGCAGATACTTCCTGTTCCTTGGGACCAAAGTAAGCTCATGGCTTTTAAGTCTTTTTGCTCAAAGGCACGATAGAAGGCTTCGTTAGCTGCGAGAATTTGGGCGCGATCGTTTTTATCGGTCATGGTTTTGAAGAATTGTATTTTTGGTTGGTGGGTATTATCCGCACTGCATGATGCTAAAAAAGCTTTGGGTTGCAGAGAGACAAGTTTTGGTGGAGAAAGGGTAAAACCCAACACAACTTTGCGCGTGCTGGGTTTCACGAGATTCAATCCAATGAATAAAGTACGATAGGTTCGCTAACAAAAGCTTTGGATGCGGTCAGAGTCCTCGGTAACGATCGCGTTTTCGCTGTCGTCGTGTAATCTTTTCAGTTTGCGCTTGCGTTAACTCCCCTTCCATTGCCTGAACGAGGGTTTGTCGGACGGTTTCGACCATCGTATTCCAAGTGAGATCGCCTTGGAGTAAGAGTTCTTGAAGCGCGTTAAGGGCGTTGTGAGCGATGCGCTCTTCGGTGCCTTCCGGGGGAGGAAGGGGTGTGGAACTCCGGAGGGGATCTCGTTGTATGGCAGCGAAGCTTTGACGAACGACTGTTTGAATTTTTTCTTGGAGGTCTTGTTCGGCGCGGTGACACTGTTGCTGCCAACCTTCTTCGCTGGAGGCGTAGAGTGGCGGTAGGTGGTTGAGAGCAAAGGTAATGACTTGCGAAGGCTCAATATAACGAGCGAGGTTAGCTGGTAATTGTTTGAGCTGTCGTTCGACTTCTTTGACCACCAAAACTTCCATCACATTGCGATAGGTTTTGGGATAATTTGCTGATGTCATTTTCCGACCCACCTGGAAGCGCGTTTGATTTGAGCGATCCAATCGATGTTGGTTGAATGAGTGTTCGGTTTTCATTTTTGAGAGTCCTCTAGTTGAGTAATTGTTCCAGTGAGAGGAGAACTCGCGCTGGCATAGGTTTTTACTGGGATGCGCCCAGCAAGGTGCGCTAATCGTCCGGCGACTGTCGCTAAACCCATTGCCTTTGCCATATTGGTGGGGTTTTGGGCAAGCGCGATCGCGCTATTAATTAACAAGGCATCTGCACCCATCTCCATTGCGGCTGCCGCTTCACTCGGCGTGGCAATACCTGCATCTACAACGACGGGTACCCCAGATTCCGCAATAATAATTTGAATATTTGCTGTATTTTGTAATCCTTGCCCCGAACCAATCGGAGAACCTAATGGCATTACGGTGACACAGCCGATTTCTTCAAGGCGTTTAGCGAGCAAAGGGTCTGCGTTAATATAGGGAAGAACGGCAAAACCTTCACGAACGAGCTGTTCTGCTGCTTCTAGGGTGCCGATGGGGTCGGGCAATAAGTATTTGGGGTCTGGAATGACTTCCAGCTTCACAAAGTTGTTATCTTCCTGACCGAGTAGTTTCGCCATTTCTCGCCCTAAACGAGCCACGCGAACGGCTTCGGATGCCGTTTTGCAGCCTGCGGTATTGGGTAGCATCCACACCTTTGTCCAGTCAATGGCTTCAGCGAGTCCTTCGTGTCCGGGTGCTTGAGTTTGGACGCGACGCACTGCAACAGTTACAATTTGACACTCACTCGCAGCGATGCTTTGCTGCATCTGTTCGAGACTTGAGTATTTACCCGTTCCGGTCATCAAACGAGAGTGAAAGGTTCGTCCCGCAATCGTTAAAGGTTCGATTTCAAGAGATGAGGGAGTGAAGTGCGGCGATGGTTTTGTTAAAGAAGCCATAGATCGAGAGTGGATTTGTATAAACCTAGCGTAAGCAAAGTTACTACTTTTTCTTTCACTGTATCTATTTCTGTGAACTACCTACACTAAATTGAAGCAATTATAGTTTAGGCTTCTAACTTCATAGGGGAATGCCTCAGAACGGACTTGCGTCCCAACGTTGGTCTGACTTCCCCTCCGTTAGCAGAAACGGCTGTTCCATCCGTCTGTAGCAATCTGATACCTTCTCCCCTAATATTTGTTGCTGCATTACCATCCCGGTCGTGACGAGTGCCACAGTGAAGACAAGTCCATTCTCTAACATCAAGTGGCAACTTATCGCTCTGGTAATAGCAATTAGAACAGAGCTTAGAACTAGGGAACCATCGGTCAATCTCTACCAGCTTGCCGCCCTTTTTCTCTAGCTTGTAAGCTAAGAAATTAGTAAAAGTTCCCCATCCAACGTCAGATATCGCTTTAGCTAAATTGGGGTTGCGTACCATGCCTTTGACATTAAGATTTTCCACTACGACAACTTGGTTTTCGTTAACGAGTTTTCTTGACAACTTATGCAGAAAATCCTGACGGGATTGAGTTACCCGCTCGTACACTTTAGCTACGGTCTTTCTCGCTTTGTTCCTTGAATTACTCCCTTTTTGCTTTTTGGCTAGCTTCTGTTGCTTGCGTTTGAGGTTTTTTTCATGTTTGGCTAGGTGCTTGGGATTATTGTATTTAGAGACTTTAGTGCCATCACTCATAATCGCAAAATGAGTCAATCCTAAATCAATCCCAATGACTCTACCTTCGGTTGAAGCTGTTGGATTTTCACCCTCAGCCTCGGTTAGTATTGATGCAAAATATTTCCCGGATGGCTCTAAACTGACCGTTACGGTTTTGATTGCTCCCTCGATATTCCTGTGCAGTTTGGCTTTGATTTTGCCAACTTTGCCAGGAAACAGGACAAACCCTTCAACTACCTTGACGTTCTGAGGGTACTGAATTGATTGCTTGCCATGTTTAGATTTATAGCGAGGGAATCTAGCGCGTCCTGCAAAAAAGTTTTTGTAGGCTGTTGTTAGATTAAGTGTCGTTGCTTGCAATACTTGGCTATAGCATTGAGACAACCATCTAGTTTCTTCTGCTTTTTTAAGTTTTGGCAAAAAAGCATTAAGTGCTGACTGACCCAGGCTTTTACCCGTTTCTTTATAAGTCTCAATTGACTGATTGAGAGCGTAGTTCCACCACCATCTAGCACAACCAAAGTGCTGAGATAATATGACTTGTTGCTCTAATGTGGGGTAAAGTCGAACCTTGAGGGCTTTGCGTAGCATCTGAATATTCCCTTACTGCATTACACACTTTACAATAAGAAGATCGGGATGATTGGGAAATTTCTGTTCCTCCAATTTACCTACCTTTTATCTCACCACTACACTGAGTACAGTTATACCGGTGGACTTCCCGGCGAGTAGTTAAATTTATTGACCTCTTTGGATTGAGAAAGTGCAGGAATAAATTTTCCTTAAAGAAAATTGTAGCGAATAGCGCGCGATCGCGCTCTCAAATTTTTGATTTTGTACTGAAATCTCCTATTGCTCTCCCAACATACATCGTTACAATGGTTGTTAAGTAGAAGCCTTTTTTTCAAAAGCCGCAATGAAACGCAGACCTAAATCTTCCTACGACCGTTCCTACGACTACGAGCGCCCTCCTAGCCCGAAACAGACTTCCCCGCGATCGTTCTTCAATTTCAGTTTGAATTACGCAACCTTGGCGTTGTTAGGGGGAATTTTGATTGCGGGAATTGGGATTGGCATTGCTTTTAATACGACTGCAAGTTTTAGTACTGAAAATGTTGCTTCTCGCGAGATCATCGACCGCAGCGCGCCGAACGCAGAATTATGTCAGCAGTATGGTGCGAGCGCGATTGTAACGGATATGAAAGTTTATGTGACGCTTAATCCCTTCAAAGTTTTTGTGACAAAACCCGTCATGCAACCGGGTTGCGTTCTGCGTCAAAATAACTGGGCAATTTTGGAACAACAGAAATTAGTGAGTCACCAGCAGGTGAGCGAGTGCAAAAACCGCATGAATACATTTGGGTTTACAGGCAGTTTGGAAAGCTCGTCGCCGGAGATTACTTGTATCTATCCCAACGACGATGCGGGCAATCACTTCGTCAATAAACCGGGAACGGCGATACCCAGAACTGGCCCGGACAACTTCTAAAACTGTAATTTCCCCATTTCCCTATTTCCCTAGCGCGATCCTTTTGTTCAGAATGATGAAGAAGACATTTTAGGAAGTGCGAGCATAGGGCA
This genomic window contains:
- a CDS encoding late competence development ComFB family protein, producing the protein MKTEHSFNQHRLDRSNQTRFQVGRKMTSANYPKTYRNVMEVLVVKEVERQLKQLPANLARYIEPSQVITFALNHLPPLYASSEEGWQQQCHRAEQDLQEKIQTVVRQSFAAIQRDPLRSSTPLPPPEGTEERIAHNALNALQELLLQGDLTWNTMVETVRQTLVQAMEGELTQAQTEKITRRQRKRDRYRGL
- a CDS encoding inverse autotransporter beta domain-containing protein — encoded protein: PNTPIAQTPNTPTSTLPRITPRISAQFTTGPGTGYQSAFSSLQAFIPLSQTPGQNITFTQTHLNIATPSGQLGGNLLLGYRHHLPQPNLILGGYLSYDIRNTGNNTFHQLGSGLEILADPWEIHLNGYLPLGDTHQLSSETLTTQSTTLSNPRFLGNRLKLTQQTQTLRNRTYESALSGMDIEAGTQLIAWEGGNLKGFLGSYLYSGSNIPTFAGFRSRLVAHPTRNLNLGISLQTDTQFGTNLTFTLGASWGGSPSGERTPQQESLLTRLANPVLRQDNIAIQQQRQSDILIASSEIDALNPATGQPFFIRFVNLNGTAGSGTIESPLNSIIDALNGIPSDSNQIVYVIGTGSSTGFTIPSSVQVLSSGPVQTINTPFGTVQLPNSGSGNIPTINGTVTLNANSVLNGFNVVTGLSVAPGGGIILDGLSGNFEVKNSTITVTNPGASGISCSDITGVANLDISGTTINVNNTDGNGIRCTNVSGTVGISAPTQAATITTNNTQAGIFLQNNSGTVSLSDLNITANGGRILEATTTGNTTISNSTLASNNSASEGILIDGVSGTLGISNTGINLTMPTSNGISLNNITGGVNIAANTGSTISNAGAAGILLQNSATGSIALSNFQITNPTGEGVLGSNVNNLTLQSLNISDATDGVSLSNATGAISLENSQISNSTSRGFFLANTTGTVSSLNLTNNTLTNSNFDAVRIDLSGTAVVTNATFSGNTITGVTAADGDGIDIEAINNSSINATLNNNQISNAGNSGIELEVQNSSTFNSTLSNNTIDNSGGDGVVFLHNSDQNLTMTANNNTISNSGTAGTGIAGPVTPTFGGNGGFGIAVLTLNNGNLQLIIENNTVTNSQDSKIGIAANPSNVNPAFAGSSRIDTRIRMNQMTGTGGTNGAGFAMQTDSDSIACLQIENNTSPTTPGFFLARGGINNDLQIQGNPTQNAQTNVQNNNMGTATTFNVTVVAACP
- a CDS encoding DUF3172 domain-containing protein, producing MKRRPKSSYDRSYDYERPPSPKQTSPRSFFNFSLNYATLALLGGILIAGIGIGIAFNTTASFSTENVASREIIDRSAPNAELCQQYGASAIVTDMKVYVTLNPFKVFVTKPVMQPGCVLRQNNWAILEQQKLVSHQQVSECKNRMNTFGFTGSLESSSPEITCIYPNDDAGNHFVNKPGTAIPRTGPDNF
- a CDS encoding YybH family protein; the encoded protein is MKPSTRKVVLGFTLSPPKLVSLQPKAFLASCSADNTHQPKIQFFKTMTDKNDRAQILAANEAFYRAFEQKDLKAMSLLWSQGTGSICIHPGRKALCGWQQIRTTWEKIFRSTESIEIDTEIINVEIGQQIAYILLLESVLQVSRGRKFKAQSMATNIFAKMAQKWYLVHHHGSPIMK
- a CDS encoding RNA-guided endonuclease InsQ/TnpB family protein yields the protein MLRKALKVRLYPTLEQQVILSQHFGCARWWWNYALNQSIETYKETGKSLGQSALNAFLPKLKKAEETRWLSQCYSQVLQATTLNLTTAYKNFFAGRARFPRYKSKHGKQSIQYPQNVKVVEGFVLFPGKVGKIKAKLHRNIEGAIKTVTVSLEPSGKYFASILTEAEGENPTASTEGRVIGIDLGLTHFAIMSDGTKVSKYNNPKHLAKHEKNLKRKQQKLAKKQKGSNSRNKARKTVAKVYERVTQSRQDFLHKLSRKLVNENQVVVVENLNVKGMVRNPNLAKAISDVGWGTFTNFLAYKLEKKGGKLVEIDRWFPSSKLCSNCYYQSDKLPLDVREWTCLHCGTRHDRDGNAATNIRGEGIRLLQTDGTAVSANGGEVRPTLGRKSVLRHSPMKLEA